A genome region from Stenotrophomonas maltophilia includes the following:
- the flgK gene encoding flagellar hook-associated protein FlgK yields MSSVLSTGTGALLAFQRALATTSHNVANLNTPGYSRQKVNFATADPQNYGYGTVGNGTRITDIRRTADQLAISRLLDSSGELARLKQLSGMADRVNSLFSDAATNVSGVWSKFFDSVSGLSSNAAGTADRQNMLDGGKALANRFVQLNTHLNNLNSEVNNGLLAGATEVNRLAQEIAQINGAIGTNIATAAPDLLDRRDQLITQLIGYTGGTAVIQDGGIMNVYTAGGNALVVGTTATKVTTVADPYQPERLQLALETQGNTIRLDPKAVGGQIGGLLEFRDTVLTPAQAELGKLAVGLAESFNQVHHQGVDLYGQLGGDFFNIGNPRVTANNANTGTASLSAAYGDLGKLDAQNVVLQFDGTNWKASRADTGANVPLTGTGTAADPLVINGVKLVVGGTPAANDRFLLQPTAGVAGSMEVAITDPSRIAAAAAVKGAAATSNTGTGKLSGVTVSDSTNANLRNPAAIVFTSATTYTIDGGPPQTYTPGQTISANGWSFVLDGAPKVGDTFNITPTPAGSSDNSNASRLSKVESAKAFNSGTVTLNGALGGLTTQVGAAARSAEYSLEAQLVINDKAQEARDEVSGVNLDEEAADMLRLQQAYQAASQLISTADSMFQTILGAVRR; encoded by the coding sequence ATGTCCAGCGTACTTTCCACCGGTACCGGTGCCCTGCTCGCCTTCCAGCGTGCGTTGGCGACCACCAGCCACAACGTGGCCAACCTCAATACCCCGGGCTACAGCCGGCAGAAGGTCAACTTCGCCACGGCTGATCCCCAGAACTACGGCTACGGCACGGTCGGCAACGGCACCCGCATCACCGACATCCGCCGTACCGCCGACCAGTTGGCGATCTCGCGCCTGCTCGACAGCAGCGGCGAGCTGGCGCGCCTGAAGCAGCTCTCTGGCATGGCCGACCGGGTCAACTCGCTGTTCTCCGACGCGGCAACCAACGTGTCCGGCGTCTGGTCGAAGTTCTTCGATTCGGTCAGCGGCCTGTCCTCCAATGCGGCCGGCACCGCCGACCGCCAGAACATGCTGGACGGTGGCAAGGCGCTGGCCAACCGCTTCGTGCAGCTCAACACGCACCTGAACAACCTCAACAGCGAGGTCAACAACGGCCTGCTGGCTGGTGCCACCGAGGTCAACCGATTGGCGCAGGAGATCGCGCAGATCAACGGTGCGATCGGCACCAACATCGCTACCGCCGCACCGGACCTGCTCGATCGCCGCGACCAGCTGATCACCCAGTTGATCGGCTACACCGGTGGCACCGCAGTGATCCAGGACGGCGGCATCATGAATGTCTATACCGCCGGCGGGAACGCGCTGGTGGTGGGTACCACGGCAACCAAGGTCACCACGGTTGCCGACCCGTACCAGCCGGAGCGGCTGCAGCTGGCGCTGGAAACGCAGGGCAACACCATCCGGCTCGACCCGAAGGCGGTCGGTGGCCAGATCGGCGGCCTGCTGGAGTTCCGCGACACCGTGCTGACGCCGGCCCAGGCCGAACTGGGCAAGCTGGCGGTAGGCCTGGCCGAGAGCTTCAACCAGGTGCATCACCAGGGCGTGGACCTGTATGGCCAGCTGGGGGGGGACTTCTTCAACATCGGCAACCCGCGCGTCACCGCCAACAATGCCAATACCGGTACCGCAAGCCTCAGCGCCGCTTACGGCGACCTCGGCAAGCTGGACGCGCAGAACGTGGTGCTGCAGTTCGATGGCACCAACTGGAAGGCCAGCCGTGCCGACACCGGCGCCAACGTTCCGCTGACCGGCACCGGCACGGCCGCTGATCCACTGGTGATCAACGGCGTCAAGCTGGTGGTCGGCGGTACGCCGGCAGCCAACGATCGCTTCCTGCTGCAGCCGACCGCAGGCGTGGCCGGCAGCATGGAAGTGGCGATCACCGATCCCTCGCGCATCGCCGCCGCAGCGGCGGTGAAGGGCGCGGCAGCGACGTCCAACACCGGCACCGGCAAGCTGAGCGGTGTCACCGTCAGCGATTCGACCAACGCCAACCTGCGCAATCCGGCCGCGATCGTGTTCACCTCGGCCACCACCTACACCATCGATGGTGGCCCGCCACAGACCTACACGCCCGGCCAGACCATCAGCGCCAATGGCTGGAGCTTCGTGCTGGACGGTGCGCCAAAGGTCGGCGACACCTTCAACATCACCCCGACCCCGGCGGGCTCTTCGGACAACAGCAATGCCTCCAGGCTGTCCAAGGTGGAGAGCGCCAAGGCGTTCAACAGCGGCACGGTCACCCTCAACGGTGCCCTGGGCGGCCTGACCACCCAGGTCGGTGCAGCCGCCCGCTCGGCCGAGTATTCGCTGGAAGCGCAGCTGGTGATCAACGACAAGGCGCAGGAAGCGCGCGATGAGGTGTCCGGCGTCAACCTGGACGAGGAAGCGGCGGACATGCTGCGCCTGCAGCAGGCCTACCAGGCCGCGTCGCAGCTGATCTCCACCGCCGACAGCATGTTCCAGACCATTCTGGGAGCCGTCCGTCGATGA
- the flgL gene encoding flagellar hook-associated protein FlgL yields MSSRISTSMMFNQSVSLMMAKQAKLSHLEQQIATGSKIVSAKDDPVAAGAAVGLDRSLAALDRMKLNAGNVQNRLGVQENTLAQVNDLMARVNDLTIQASNPALGAADKKTLITELNQIREGLLSLANADDGTGRYVFGGTNDGDPPFAKINGKVVYRGDQTQRQIEVGPDTYVRDALPGSEIFMRIPTGDGFVDGGAAAGNTGNGVLTNITRDGSDSWNGQSFSIRFTAADQYQVLDGAGNVTGTGTFKAGDNVEVNGVRLQITGAPAAGDSFNVKPATSRDIFDTMDKLIAALDADTGTTAKMSAQQNELQSALRDVARASERMIDSRAAGGAQLKALDNAADMREANSVTLKTTLSQMRDLDYADALSQYQLQSTALQAAQTIFSQMQSMSLFNKIR; encoded by the coding sequence ATGAGCAGCCGTATCTCCACCAGCATGATGTTCAACCAGTCCGTGTCGCTGATGATGGCCAAGCAGGCCAAGCTCAGCCACCTGGAGCAGCAGATCGCCACCGGCAGCAAGATCGTCAGCGCCAAGGACGATCCGGTCGCCGCGGGTGCGGCCGTGGGGCTTGACCGCAGCCTGGCCGCACTGGACCGGATGAAACTCAATGCCGGCAACGTGCAGAACCGGCTGGGCGTGCAGGAAAACACCCTGGCCCAGGTCAACGACCTGATGGCGCGCGTCAACGACCTGACCATCCAGGCCAGCAACCCCGCGCTGGGCGCCGCCGACAAGAAGACGCTGATCACCGAATTGAACCAGATCCGCGAGGGCCTGCTGTCGCTGGCCAACGCCGACGACGGTACCGGCCGTTACGTGTTCGGCGGCACCAACGATGGCGATCCACCGTTCGCCAAGATCAATGGCAAGGTGGTCTACCGTGGCGACCAGACCCAGCGCCAGATTGAAGTCGGCCCCGATACCTATGTGCGGGACGCCCTGCCCGGCAGCGAAATCTTCATGCGCATTCCTACCGGCGACGGCTTCGTCGATGGTGGCGCCGCGGCCGGCAATACCGGCAACGGCGTGCTGACCAACATCACCCGCGATGGCAGCGACAGCTGGAACGGCCAGTCCTTCAGCATCCGCTTCACCGCCGCCGACCAGTACCAGGTACTGGACGGCGCTGGCAACGTGACTGGCACCGGCACGTTCAAGGCCGGTGACAACGTGGAAGTCAACGGTGTACGCCTGCAGATCACCGGCGCACCTGCTGCCGGTGACAGCTTCAACGTGAAGCCGGCAACCAGCCGCGACATCTTCGACACCATGGACAAGCTGATTGCCGCGCTTGATGCCGACACCGGCACCACCGCGAAAATGAGCGCGCAGCAGAACGAACTGCAGAGCGCCCTGCGCGATGTGGCCCGTGCATCGGAACGGATGATCGATTCGCGCGCGGCCGGCGGTGCGCAGCTGAAGGCACTGGACAATGCCGCCGACATGCGCGAAGCCAACAGCGTGACCCTGAAGACCACGCTGTCGCAGATGCGCGACCTGGACTACGCCGATGCGCTGAGCCAGTACCAGCTGCAGAGCACCGCACTGCAGGCGGCACAGACGATCTTCTCGCAGATGCAGTCGATGTCGTTGTTCAACAAGATCCGCTGA
- a CDS encoding flagellin, translating into MAQVINTNTMSLNAQRNLSTSGSSLATTIQRLSSGLRINSAKDDAAGLAISERFTTQIRGLDVAIRNANDGISLAQVAEGSLSEVGNNLQRIRELAVQSSNATNSASDRKALQAEVTQLVSEVDRVAKQADFNGTKLLDGSFTSQLFQVGANAGQAIAINSVVNAKADSLGAATFANGYTGTSLAAADKATADTTYSGLQISVTPPGGTATTVTINDFTVKAGESITSATSAAINNKLGETGVMASVNAGVISLASVKDGQTFTLGVSAATPPAGATAATIAGLGLTETSTNGGLLTGATSNFVKDLNVTTAEGAQKALSIVDKALESVNSVRADLGAIQNRFTSVVANLQTSSENLSASRSRIRDTDFAKETAELTRTQILQQAGTAMLAQANQVPQNVLSLLQR; encoded by the coding sequence ATGGCACAGGTAATCAACACCAATACGATGTCGCTCAACGCTCAGCGCAACCTGAGCACCAGCGGCAGCTCGCTCGCTACCACCATCCAGCGCCTCTCGTCCGGCCTGCGCATCAACAGCGCGAAGGACGACGCGGCCGGCCTGGCCATCAGCGAGCGCTTCACCACCCAGATCCGCGGGCTGGACGTGGCCATCCGCAATGCCAACGACGGTATCTCGCTGGCCCAGGTCGCCGAGGGTTCGCTGAGCGAAGTCGGCAACAACCTGCAGCGCATCCGTGAACTGGCCGTGCAGTCCTCCAACGCCACCAACTCGGCCAGCGACCGCAAGGCCCTGCAGGCTGAAGTGACCCAGCTGGTCTCGGAAGTCGACCGCGTGGCCAAGCAGGCCGACTTCAACGGCACCAAGCTGCTGGACGGCTCCTTCACCAGCCAGCTGTTCCAGGTCGGCGCCAACGCCGGCCAGGCCATCGCCATCAACAGCGTGGTCAACGCCAAGGCCGATTCGCTGGGCGCGGCGACCTTCGCCAATGGCTACACCGGCACCAGCCTGGCCGCGGCCGACAAGGCCACCGCCGACACCACCTACTCCGGCCTGCAGATCTCGGTGACCCCGCCGGGCGGCACCGCCACCACGGTCACCATCAACGACTTCACCGTGAAAGCGGGTGAATCGATCACCTCGGCCACCTCTGCCGCGATCAACAACAAGCTGGGCGAAACCGGCGTCATGGCCTCGGTCAATGCCGGCGTGATCAGCCTGGCCTCGGTCAAGGACGGCCAGACCTTCACGCTGGGCGTCAGTGCCGCAACCCCGCCGGCCGGCGCCACCGCCGCGACCATCGCCGGCCTGGGCCTGACTGAAACCAGCACCAACGGCGGCCTGCTGACCGGCGCCACGTCCAACTTCGTCAAGGACCTGAACGTCACCACGGCCGAAGGCGCGCAGAAGGCGCTATCGATCGTCGACAAGGCCCTCGAATCGGTCAACAGCGTGCGCGCCGACCTTGGCGCGATCCAGAACCGCTTCACCTCGGTGGTGGCCAACCTGCAGACCTCCTCGGAGAACCTGTCGGCCTCGCGCAGCCGCATCCGCGATACCGACTTCGCCAAGGAAACCGCCGAACTGACCCGCACCCAGATCCTGCAGCAGGCCGGTACGGCCATGCTGGCCCAGGCCAACCAGGTACCGCAGAACGTGCTCAGCCTGTTGCAGCGCTGA
- a CDS encoding flagellin, which produces MAQVINTNTMSLNAQRNLSTSGSSLATTIQRLSSGSRINSAKDDAAGLAISERFGTQIRGTDVAIRNANDGISLAQVAEGSLTEIGNNLQRVRELSVQASNATNSASDRKALQAEVTQLVSEIDRVAKQSDFNGTKLLDGSFSSQLFQVGANAGQAIAIDKTIDAKANALGGAKFDTNALALADPGTNADFSTSGLSINGVAIADVSVKQGADAAATGKASREALVTAINAKIGETGVYAEVNGTAGVTLTSVKDSTNADGSFKAITATPGTWTGATAPTFTATTAAAAPAAKYASNLDVSTVKGAQQAMEIVDKALGAINSTRADLGAVQNRFTSVVANLQTSSENLSASRSRIKDTDFAKETAELTRTQILQQAGTAMLAQANQVPQGVLSLLR; this is translated from the coding sequence ATGGCACAAGTCATCAACACCAATACGATGTCGTTGAATGCTCAGCGTAACCTGAGCACCAGCGGCAGCTCGCTGGCCACCACCATCCAGCGCCTGTCCTCCGGTTCGCGCATCAACAGCGCCAAGGACGACGCCGCCGGCCTGGCGATCTCCGAGCGCTTCGGCACGCAGATCCGCGGTACCGACGTTGCCATCCGCAACGCCAACGACGGCATCTCGCTGGCCCAGGTCGCCGAAGGTTCGCTGACCGAAATCGGCAACAACCTGCAGCGCGTCCGCGAGCTGTCGGTGCAGGCCTCCAACGCCACCAACTCGGCCAGCGACCGCAAGGCCCTGCAGGCCGAAGTGACCCAGCTGGTCTCGGAAATCGACCGCGTCGCCAAGCAGTCGGACTTCAACGGCACCAAGCTGCTGGACGGTTCGTTCTCCAGCCAGCTGTTCCAGGTCGGCGCCAACGCCGGTCAGGCGATCGCCATCGACAAGACCATTGATGCCAAGGCCAATGCCCTGGGCGGCGCCAAGTTCGACACCAACGCACTGGCCCTGGCCGACCCGGGCACCAACGCTGACTTCAGCACCAGCGGCCTGTCCATCAACGGCGTGGCCATCGCCGATGTCTCGGTCAAGCAGGGCGCCGACGCCGCTGCCACCGGCAAGGCATCGCGTGAAGCGCTGGTGACCGCGATCAACGCCAAGATCGGCGAGACCGGCGTCTACGCTGAAGTGAACGGCACCGCTGGCGTGACCCTGACCTCGGTCAAGGACAGCACCAACGCCGACGGCTCGTTCAAGGCCATCACCGCCACCCCGGGCACCTGGACCGGCGCCACCGCGCCGACCTTCACCGCCACCACCGCTGCTGCGGCCCCGGCTGCGAAGTACGCCAGCAACCTGGACGTCAGCACCGTGAAGGGCGCCCAGCAGGCAATGGAAATTGTCGACAAGGCGCTGGGTGCGATCAACAGCACCCGCGCCGACCTTGGCGCCGTGCAGAACCGCTTCACCTCGGTCGTGGCCAACCTGCAGACCTCGTCGGAAAACCTGTCGGCTTCGCGTAGCCGCATCAAGGACACCGACTTCGCCAAGGAAACCGCAGAGCTGACCCGCACCCAGATCCTGCAGCAGGCCGGTACGGCCATGCTGGCCCAGGCCAACCAGGTGCCGCAGGGCGTGCTCAGCCTGCTGCGCTGA
- a CDS encoding flagellin, which yields MAQVINTNTMSLNAQRNLSTSGSSLATTIQRLSSGSRINSAKDDAAGLAISERFGTQIRGTDVAIRNANDGISLAQVAEGSLTEIGNNLQRVRELSVQASNATNSASDRKALQAEVTQLVSEIDRVAKQSDFNGTKLLDGTFSSQLFQVGANAGQAIAIDKTIDAKAGSLGTSTFATGATAALAASTDGARFSGTVMGVDIGTVEVKAGATTADASKAVATAINAKIGEAGIYAEANADGSLKLSSVKEGKAVAAADIALMRSDYDATAKTWGTAAAAGAYTAGTDTSANVQKLDVSTVLGAQQALEVVDKALGAINSTRADLGAIQNRFTSVVANLQTSSENLSASRSRIKDTDFAKETAELTRTQILQQAGTAMLAQANQVPQGVLSLLR from the coding sequence ATGGCACAAGTCATCAACACCAACACCATGTCCCTGAATGCTCAGCGCAACCTGAGCACCAGCGGCAGCTCGCTGGCTACCACCATCCAGCGCCTGTCCTCCGGTTCGCGCATCAACAGCGCCAAGGACGACGCCGCCGGCCTGGCGATCTCCGAGCGCTTCGGCACGCAGATCCGCGGTACCGACGTCGCCATCCGCAATGCCAACGACGGTATCTCGCTGGCCCAGGTCGCCGAAGGCTCGCTGACCGAAATCGGCAACAACCTGCAGCGCGTCCGCGAGCTGTCGGTGCAGGCCTCCAACGCTACCAACTCGGCCAGCGACCGCAAGGCGCTGCAGGCCGAAGTGACCCAGCTGGTCTCGGAAATCGACCGCGTTGCCAAGCAGTCGGACTTCAACGGCACCAAGCTGCTGGACGGCACCTTCTCCAGCCAGCTGTTCCAGGTCGGCGCCAATGCCGGTCAGGCCATCGCCATCGACAAGACCATCGATGCCAAGGCCGGTTCGCTGGGCACCTCGACCTTCGCCACCGGTGCGACCGCTGCCCTGGCCGCCAGCACCGACGGTGCCCGCTTCTCCGGCACCGTGATGGGCGTGGACATCGGCACGGTTGAAGTGAAGGCCGGCGCCACCACGGCTGATGCCTCCAAGGCCGTCGCCACCGCCATCAATGCCAAGATCGGCGAAGCAGGCATCTACGCCGAAGCCAATGCCGACGGCTCCCTGAAGCTGAGCTCGGTGAAGGAAGGCAAGGCTGTCGCCGCCGCCGATATCGCCCTGATGCGCAGCGACTACGACGCGACCGCCAAGACCTGGGGCACCGCGGCAGCTGCGGGCGCCTACACTGCCGGCACCGATACCTCGGCCAACGTGCAGAAGCTGGACGTGAGCACCGTGCTCGGCGCCCAGCAGGCCCTGGAAGTGGTCGACAAGGCCCTGGGTGCGATCAACAGCACCCGCGCCGACCTCGGTGCGATCCAGAACCGCTTCACCTCGGTGGTGGCCAACCTGCAGACCTCCTCGGAGAACCTGTCGGCGTCGCGCAGCCGCATCAAGGACACCGACTTCGCCAAGGAAACCGCAGAGCTGACCCGCACCCAGATCCTGCAGCAGGCCGGTACGGCCATGCTGGCCCAGGCCAACCAGGTGCCGCAGGGCGTGCTCAGCCTGCTGCGCTGA
- the fliD gene encoding flagellar filament capping protein FliD: protein MASFGYGGIGSGLNISDIVNQLVAADRKPADNALNLQQSKAKMQLSSIGTVTSAFDKLKTALTALKATTAFDTRTVTATGKAGPTNADDVLTASVALYDLGTTKAAASNGTHQVEVTSLATAHKLIADTSFPKTDTFGAGTMTLTVGVGDKAKTMNVAVEDGDTLTTIRNKIDAAGRKEGVQATLITSGDNQYLSIAQEKTGAANAIKLEYGGSDPKLGALVGSLKQNTAAADAELTIDGVKVVSASNTVADAVPGLTLNLKVPGKSTVVISTDTAAATKVMQEFVTAYNAAIAAINTETKYDAKTKEAATLTGDAQMRGASSQLRSMMSGVLKELSADGLDPKVLGLQTRGYPNADGSLVLDTTKFAAALASQPEKIRAAITGDTGGAGTLYTMVDGYVSTTVGKEGAFVARTKGLNTTLDNIDKRRKDLDTRMKNVEERYKKQFIALDSLMGKLQQSNTSLQQQLAQLNR, encoded by the coding sequence ATGGCAAGCTTTGGATACGGTGGCATTGGCTCGGGGCTCAACATCTCGGACATCGTCAACCAGCTGGTCGCAGCCGACCGCAAGCCCGCCGACAACGCGCTGAACCTGCAGCAGTCCAAGGCCAAGATGCAGCTGTCGTCGATCGGCACCGTCACTTCGGCCTTCGACAAGCTGAAGACCGCACTGACCGCACTGAAGGCCACCACCGCGTTCGATACGCGCACCGTGACAGCCACCGGCAAGGCCGGCCCCACCAATGCCGACGACGTTCTGACAGCCTCGGTGGCGCTGTACGACCTCGGCACGACCAAGGCAGCCGCCTCCAACGGCACGCACCAGGTGGAGGTCACCTCCCTGGCCACCGCGCACAAGCTGATTGCCGACACCTCATTCCCGAAGACCGACACCTTCGGTGCCGGAACCATGACGCTGACCGTTGGCGTCGGCGACAAGGCCAAGACCATGAACGTGGCGGTGGAGGACGGCGATACGCTGACCACCATCCGCAACAAGATCGATGCGGCCGGCCGCAAGGAGGGCGTGCAGGCCACACTGATCACCTCGGGCGACAACCAGTATCTGTCGATCGCCCAGGAAAAGACCGGCGCTGCCAACGCGATCAAGCTGGAGTACGGTGGCAGCGACCCGAAGCTGGGCGCACTGGTCGGCAGCCTGAAGCAGAACACGGCCGCAGCGGACGCCGAACTGACCATCGATGGCGTCAAGGTAGTCAGCGCCAGCAACACGGTGGCCGATGCGGTTCCGGGCCTGACCCTGAACCTCAAGGTTCCCGGCAAGAGCACCGTGGTGATCAGTACCGACACTGCCGCCGCGACCAAGGTGATGCAGGAGTTCGTGACCGCCTACAACGCGGCGATCGCGGCGATCAACACCGAAACCAAGTACGACGCCAAGACCAAGGAAGCGGCCACGCTGACCGGTGACGCGCAGATGCGCGGTGCCTCCAGCCAGCTGCGCTCGATGATGTCCGGCGTGCTGAAGGAGCTTTCCGCTGACGGGCTGGACCCGAAGGTGCTTGGCCTGCAGACGCGCGGCTATCCCAATGCCGACGGCAGCCTGGTGCTGGATACCACCAAGTTTGCCGCTGCACTGGCCAGCCAGCCGGAGAAGATCCGCGCCGCCATCACCGGCGACACCGGCGGTGCCGGCACGCTTTACACCATGGTTGACGGCTACGTCAGCACCACGGTCGGCAAGGAAGGCGCCTTCGTCGCCCGCACCAAGGGCCTGAACACCACGCTGGACAACATCGACAAGCGCCGCAAGGACCTCGACACACGCATGAAGAACGTGGAAGAGCGCTACAAGAAGCAGTTCATCGCGCTGGACAGCCTGATGGGCAAGCTGCAGCAGAGCAATACGTCGCTGCAGCAGCAGCTGGCACAGCTGAACCGTTAA
- the fliS gene encoding flagellar export chaperone FliS → MYGSSRQYAEQYRQVGVTSAVADADPHKLVAMLLAGALERVRRALASLERGDQAGKGKAIGEVCAIVGHLNGSLDHEAGGEIAGNLSALYDYVLQRLTEANLHNDRAALDESLQLLGEIDSAWNAIPMEQRRSAAVAP, encoded by the coding sequence ATGTACGGTTCCAGCCGTCAATATGCCGAGCAGTACCGCCAGGTGGGAGTGACCAGTGCGGTTGCCGACGCCGATCCGCACAAGCTGGTGGCGATGCTGCTGGCCGGCGCGCTGGAGCGCGTGCGGCGCGCACTGGCCAGCCTCGAGCGTGGCGACCAGGCCGGCAAGGGCAAGGCGATCGGCGAGGTCTGCGCGATCGTCGGCCACCTCAACGGCTCGCTGGACCACGAGGCCGGCGGCGAGATCGCCGGCAATCTGTCGGCGCTCTACGACTACGTGCTGCAGCGCCTGACCGAGGCCAACCTGCACAACGACCGTGCCGCCCTCGACGAATCCCTGCAGCTGCTGGGCGAGATCGACAGCGCCTGGAATGCGATCCCGATGGAACAGCGCCGCTCGGCCGCGGTGGCACCATGA
- a CDS encoding PilZ domain-containing protein: MTQLPTTSLHHPAESELFDETLSCELALPAEFQPGSAAGRTSSAEGLLRSLALVEDSRVDEHDDRNEASLQLQRLEAKLDLAMVLLGRLVRQQGQELTLRPVRWSRRGIRLQLGPRSGASSGQAGLVRLQPSDWLPDHIDLPVEVIAEAADGGGGHYLWLRFQRLGDGLEMAMERHLFRLHRRQVAEARRAR, translated from the coding sequence ATGACCCAACTGCCGACAACGTCGCTGCACCATCCTGCCGAAAGCGAGCTGTTCGACGAAACGCTCAGCTGCGAACTGGCCCTGCCCGCCGAGTTCCAGCCCGGCAGTGCCGCCGGTCGTACCAGCAGCGCCGAAGGCCTGCTGCGCAGCCTGGCGCTGGTGGAAGACAGCCGCGTTGACGAGCATGACGACCGCAACGAGGCCAGCCTGCAGCTTCAGCGGCTCGAGGCGAAGCTGGATCTGGCGATGGTGCTGCTTGGCCGCCTGGTCCGCCAGCAGGGCCAGGAGCTGACCCTGCGCCCGGTGCGCTGGTCACGTCGCGGGATACGCCTGCAGCTGGGCCCGCGCAGTGGCGCCAGTTCCGGCCAGGCAGGCCTGGTGCGCCTGCAGCCCAGCGACTGGCTGCCCGACCATATCGACCTGCCGGTGGAAGTGATCGCCGAAGCAGCGGATGGCGGGGGCGGCCACTATCTCTGGCTGCGCTTCCAGCGCCTTGGCGATGGCCTGGAAATGGCCATGGAGCGCCACCTGTTCCGCCTGCACCGTCGACAGGTGGCCGAAGCACGCCGGGCGCGCTGA
- a CDS encoding response regulator, with the protein MRVLIVDDHTLVRAGLARLLQGFADVQLVAEASNAEQALQLALHHAPDVVLMDLSLPGRTGLEALSDIRLRAPGTRVVMMTMHDDAAHVRDALDRGAVGFVVKDAAPQELELALRAAHAGQVFLSPQISAKMLAPMLGREKPTGIAALSPRQREILRRIGKGESNKEIAADLGISVKTVETHRARMMESLGCRRANDLLLLAARHQHELE; encoded by the coding sequence GTGCGAGTTCTCATCGTCGACGATCACACCCTGGTCCGCGCCGGCCTGGCGCGGCTTCTGCAGGGGTTTGCCGACGTGCAGCTGGTGGCCGAAGCCAGCAACGCCGAGCAGGCGCTGCAGCTGGCCCTGCACCACGCACCGGACGTGGTGCTGATGGACCTGTCACTGCCGGGCCGTACGGGCCTGGAAGCGCTCAGCGATATCCGGCTGCGCGCGCCTGGTACCCGGGTCGTGATGATGACCATGCATGACGATGCCGCGCACGTGCGCGATGCGCTTGACCGCGGCGCGGTCGGGTTCGTGGTCAAGGATGCGGCACCGCAGGAACTGGAACTGGCGCTTCGCGCGGCGCATGCCGGCCAGGTGTTCCTGAGTCCGCAGATCTCCGCCAAGATGCTGGCACCGATGCTCGGCCGCGAGAAGCCCACTGGCATCGCCGCGCTGTCACCACGCCAGCGCGAGATCCTGCGCCGCATCGGCAAGGGCGAAAGCAACAAGGAAATCGCCGCCGACCTCGGCATCAGCGTCAAGACGGTGGAAACCCACCGCGCACGCATGATGGAGTCACTGGGCTGCCGTCGCGCCAATGATCTGCTGCTGCTGGCCGCGCGCCACCAGCACGAGCTGGAGTGA